The DNA sequence GGACCACGACACCCGCACCGAGCACATGCACATCGCCCAGCTGACGCCGCGGGGCTCGGGTTGCTCGATCGTCGTCGGCTCGCTGCCGGCACAGAACGAGATGGCGCCGGGCTCGATGCGCGGGCTGCAGCTCTGTGTCGCCGACGCCCGGGCCGCGCGCGACGAGCTCGTCGGACGCGGGGTGGAGTGCAGCGAGGTGACGGTGCTCGACGAGCGCGACGGCGGCACCTTCTTCGGCTTCGCGGACCCCGACGGCAACACCTGGGCAGTGCAGGAGCTGCGGGTCCGGGGCGAGCGGCCGCTGATCCCGGAGTCGGCCCGGGGCCGCTTCGGCGGCTGAGCACGGCAGGTCACACCGATTGCGCGACGGTCCCCGCAGGCGCATACTCGCCTTAATTCAACGCCAGTTGAAATTAGGGGGCATGATGTCGGAGCGGACGACGTGCTGTGTGGTCGGGGGCGGCCCGGCCGGGATGATGCTGGGCCTGCTGCTGGCCCGGGCCGGGGTCGAGGTGACCGTGCTGGAGAAGCACGGCGACTTCCTGCGGGACTTCCGCGGGGACACCGTGCACCCCACCACCCTGGACCTGCTCGACGACCTGGGGCTGGGCGAGCGGTTCGCCGCGCTGCCGCAGAGCCGGGTCGAGGAGGTCGTGATCCCCGAGGGGCGGGGCGGCGCGCAGCGGATCGGGAACCTGTCGCTGCTGCGCCGGATCGGGGTCCGCCACCCCTACATCGCGCTCGTCCCGCAGTGGGACCTGCTGAACCTGCTCGCCGACGCCGCCGCCGACGAACCCACCTTCGATCTCCGGCTCGACACCCGCGCCACCTCGCTGGTCCGGGAGAACGGGCGGGTCGCCGGCGTCCGGTACGCGAAGACGACCGCGCCCGGCGAGGAGACCACCGGCGAGATCCGGGCCGACCTCACGGTCGCCTGCGACGGCAGGCACTCGATCCTGCGGGACGGTTCCGGCCTGCCCGTGACCGAGTACGACGTCCCGTTCGACACCTGGTGGTTCCGGCTGCCGCGCCGCCCCGAGGAGATGCACGCCTCCCTCCGCCCGCGGATCGGGAACGGGCGCTTCGCGGTCGTCATCCCGCGCGAGGGCTACTACCAGATCGGCTACATGGCACCCAAGGGCGCCGACGCGCGGCTGCGTGCCGCGGGGATCGAGGCGCTCAGGGCCGACCTCGCCGAGCTGATGCCGGAGTACGCCGACCGGGTCGACGACATCGCCTCGATGGACGAGGTGAAGCACCTCGACGTGAAGCTCAACCGACTGCGCCGCTGGCACGTCGACGGGCTGCTCTGCATCGGCGACGCCGCGCACGCGATGTCCCCGATCGGCGGCGTCGGGATCAACCTCGCGATCCAGGACGCGGTGGCCACCGCGACCCTGCTCGCCGCCCCGTTGCAGCGGGGTGCCCTGACCGAGCGGGACCTCGGCCGGGTCCGCGACCGCAGGTTGCTCCCGACGGTGCTGGTCCAGGGCCTCCAGCGGATCATGCACCGCACCATGGCCGGCCCGGCCCTGACGGGGCGGCGCGACGGTCCCCCGGTTCCGCTGCTGCGGCTGATGCATCGCGTCCCGGCGCTGCAGATCGTGCCCGCCTACCTCGTCGGTGTGGGGTTCCGTCCGGAGCGGGCCCCGGACTTCGCCCGCCGCGGCCCGGTGCCGGCGGCCTGAGACCGGTGCCCGCCCGCAGCGACGGGCGGGCACCGGGTCTCAGCGGACCGGCGCGCCGTCGGCCGGGACGACCGCGCCCGCATCCTGCGGCACGGTCAGGTCCCGGTCGACCGTCTCCGGCGCCATCCGGGCCGCGACCAGGCTGATGACCGCCATGCCCGACATGTAGACCGCCACCGGGATCCACGACCCGGCGAACGCCCCGATCAGGGCGGCGCAGATCAGCGGCGCCACCCCACCCCGAGCGCGGAGGAGAACTCCCGGCCCAGAGTGACACCGGCGTAGCGGTAGCGGTTGCCGAACAGCTCGGGGAACCAGCTCATCTGGACCCCGACGGCGCCGTTCACCGCCAGGACGAAACTCACGATCATGGTCACGACGATCGCGGCCAGGTTCCCGGTGCCGAACGCGATGAACGCGGGTCCCGGCAGGAGGACCATGGCGGCGAGGATCGTCGAGTAGACCGGACGGCGCCCGAACCGGTCCGACAGCGCCCCGAACCCGAAGGCCGCGATGCCCCCGCAGATCGCCCCGACCAGGAGCACCTGCGGCACGAACGACGCGTCCACACCGATCGAGGACACCAGGTAGGACGCGACGAACACCTGGAAGGTGTAGGACTGCGCGCTGGCGCCGACGTTCATGAACAGGACCAGCAGCATCGGCCGCCGCCCGTGCCGGAACACCTCGGCCGCCGGTCGGCGCGGCGCGACGTGGGTCTCCTTCAGCTCGGTGAAGACCGGGCTCTCGTCGAGCCTGCGCCGGATGATCATGGCGACGACGGTGACGACCAGGCTGGACGCGAACACCAGCCGCCAGCCCCACGCGAGCAGCGCCTCCTGGCCGAGCTGCTGGACCGCGACCCAGACCACCGCGCCCAGCGCGGTACCCAGCGCCGCACCCACCATGACCAGCGAGGCGTAGCGGCCCCGGCGGCCACGACCGACCGTCTCGGTGAGCAGCGTCGCGGCGCCGGCCTGCTCGGCGCCGGCCCCGAACCCCTGCAGGAACCGGCAGAGCACCAGCAGCACCGGCGCGAGCACCCCGATCGTCCCGTAGGTCGGGAGCAACCCGATCAGCAACGTCGAGCCGCCCATCAGCATCAGGGTGACGACGAGGATCCACTTGCGGCCGAGCCGGTCGCCGTAGCGGGAGAAGAACAGCCCGCCCAGTGGCCGGGCGAGGAACCCGACGGCGTAGGCGGAGAAGCTGGCCAGGATGCCGGCCGCCGGGGAGATGTTGGGAAAGAACAGGGTGGAGAACACCAGCGCGGACGCGGTGCCGTAGATGACGAAGTCGTACTGCTCCAGGGTGGTGCCTACCAGGCCTGCCCACGCGGCCCTGCGGGTCGCCCGCGGGTCGGCAGGGCGGTCGTCGGCCCTGACCGTGTTGTCCGGTGTGGTTCCGCTCGTGTCCATACGTCCTCGGATGGATCGGGCCCCGCTACGGGGCGGTGGTCGACGGGTGGGGTAGGTCGCTTCATCCGCCCGGACGGACGACGACCTTCAGGTGGCGCGGATCGGCACCCGGGGCACGGAGCGCGGCGGGTGCCTCGTCGAGGGCGAACCGGCCGGTGAGCACACCGGCGAGGTCCACCCGGCCGGCCGCGGCGAGCCCGACGGCGGTCGGGAACGCGTGCGCCGAGCGGAAGGAGGCGTTCAGGTCGATCTCCCAGCGCTGCATGAGTGCCAGCGGCAGGCCGTCGACGGACGGCGGCGCCTGCCCGACGACGGTCGCCCGGCCCGCCGGGGCGAGCGCGTGCATGCCCTGCCACAGCGCGGCGGGCACCGCGGAGCACTCCAGCAGGCGGTCGAAGGCGGCGGCCGGCAGGTCGTCGCGGGCGGTGTTGACGACGGCGGTCGCGCCGAGCGCGGCTGCACGGTCGAGCCGGGCGTCGTGCACATCGGTGACGACGACGTCGTGCGCCCCGGCGGCCCGCGCGACCTGCGCGACCAGCACACCGATCGGCCCCGCCCCGGTGACCAGCACCCGGTGCCCGGTCACGACCCCGGCGCGGCGCACCGCGTGCACGGCCACGGCGAGCGGCTCGACCAGGGCCGCGGTCTCGGTGTCGAGGGTGTCGGGCAGCGGGTGCACCGCGCGGGCAGGGACCACCCGGTAGCCCGACATCGCCCCGTGCGTGGGCGGCGAGCCGAGGCAGGTGCCTGCGGGGCACAGGTGGTAGGCACCCGAGCGGCAGGTCGGGCACGTCCCGCACCCGACGGCGGGCTCCACCGCGACCCGGGTCCCGACGGCGGGACCGTCGACGTCGTCGCCCAGCTCGACGACCACACCGGCCGCCTCGTGCCCGAGCACCATCGGGGCGCGCAGCACGTTGCGGCCGTTGCGCCCGTCGGTGAAGTAGTGGACGTCGGAACCGCAGACCCCGACCGCCTCCACGGCGACGAGCACCTCCCCGGGTGCGGGCCGGACGACCGGGATGTCCTCCACCCGGAGGTCGAAGGGGGCGTGCAGCACGGCCGCGCGGGTGCGATCCGGGATCACGGGAGCGGTCATGCGGCGGTCCTCCCACCAGCGGCCTCGGCGACGGCGGCGTCGACGCTGTGCCGGGTCAGGACGATGAACAGGTCGGTGACGCGGTCGGCGAACCCGGGTCCGGGCTCGCCACCGAGCAGTGCGCAGGCCGCACGGACGTGGTCCGCGGCCGGGCCGGTCGCCGTGGCGGCGAGCCGCTCGCGGGCCGGCTCGTGCATCGCGGCGGCATGTGGGCCGGGGTCGGACCCCGGCGGCGGCGCGACGCAGGCCAGCCACGCGGCGACGGTGAGCGCCAGGTGATGGGGCATGCGTCCGGCGGCCAAGTGCTCGGCCGCCGGGCCCGGGACGCGCTGGGCGAGTTTCAGCGAGCCGTCCGAGCCGACCTGGCGGGTGCGGTGGCCGAGCGCGGTGTTCGACCAGCGCTCCACCAGCCGGGCGGCGTAGGCGTCGATGTCGACGCCCGCGGGCACCGGGACGGTGGGCCGGTACTCGTCGTGCAGGACCCGCTCGGCAGCGGCGCGGACGGCCAGGTGCGCCACGGCACCGGGTATGAGGTCCTGCCCCGCCAGTGCCCCGAGGTAGGCCAGCATCGAGTGGGTGCCGTTGAGCAGCCGCAGCTTGAGCAGCTCGTAGCCGGCGACGTCGTCGGTGAACACCGCGCCCGGGACACCGCGACCGGCCGACTCCCAGGCCGGGCGGCCCGCGGCGAACCGGTCCTCCAGCACCCACATGCTGAACGGCTCGGCGGGGACCGGGACGGCGTCGTCGACACCGGTGAGGTGGGCGGCGGCCCGGGTGGCGTCCGTCGTCGCGGGGACGATCCGGTCCACCATGCTGTTCGGGAAGGTCACCCCGGCCAGATAGGCGGTGAGCTCCTCGCGCTCGGCCGGGGCCATGGCGTGGGCGAACCCGTGCACCAGCCGGGCGGTGGTGTCACCGTTGCCGAGCAGGTTGTCGCAGCTCAGCACGGTGACGGGAGCCGCGCCGGCGCGGGCCCGGTGCAGCAGCCCACGGGCCACCAGGCCGATCGCGGTGCCCGGAGCGGCGTCACCGCGCAGGTCGGCGCGGACACCGGGGTGGTCGAGGTCGAGCCCGCCGGTGACCGGGTCGAGCGTGTAGCCGTGCTCGGTCACCGTGAGCGAGACGATCCGGGTGCCGGGGGCGGACAGCGCGGTCAGCACCGCGTCCGGCTCCCGGGCGGCGACCCGCACCCCGGTGTGCACGGCCGGGACGACGGCGCGCTCCCCCGCCGGGGAGATCTCGACGACGGTGTAGCGCAGGTCCTGGGCGGCCATGGCGTCGGCGACGGCGGTGCTGCGCGGCGCCACGCCCAGGACCCCCCAGGGCCCGTCGGCCGCATCGAGCGCGGCGGCGGTGTGCACGGCCTGGTGGGCGCGGTGGAAGTTGGACAGTCCGAGGTGGACGATTCCGGGGTGCTGTCGGGCCGGCACGGCCCTCACCAGTCCGTCATCGAGCCGTCGCGACGGCGCGCGACCGGCAGCAGGGCGGGCTCGTAGGGGAACCGGGCGGCGAGCGCCTCGTCCACGTCGACACCGAGCCCGGGGGCGTCGCCGGGGTGCAGGTGGCCGTCGACGCAGCTCCAGGCGTGCCGGAACACCTCGTGTGCCGGTCCGGGGTGACCCATGTACTCCTGGATCCCGTGGTTGGGCGTCGCGAGCGCGACGTGCAGGGCCGCGGCCATCGCGACCGGCGACACGTCCGACGGGCCGTGCGGGCTGATCCGGACCTGCCACGGGTCGGCCAGTGCCGCGAGCCGGCGCAGGGAGCTGATCCCGCCGGCGTGGGTGACGGCGGCCCGGGCGTGGTCGATGAGCTGCTCGGTGATCAGCTGCTGGAACTCCCAGATCGTGGAGAACACCTCGCCGATCGCGAGCGGGGTCGTGGTGTGGGCGCGGACCCGGCGCAGGACCTCCTGGTTCTCGCACGGTGTGACGTCCTCGAGCCAGTACAGGTCGACCGGCTCCAGCGCGCGGCCGAGCCGGGCCGCCTCGATCGGGGTGAGCCGGTGGTGGGCGTCGTGCAGGAGCGCCAGCTCCGGCCCGGTGTGCGCCCGGACCTCGGCGAGCGCGGCCGGTGCGTGGCGCAGGTAGGCCGCGGTGTCCCAGGTCTCCTCGGCGGGCACGGTGCCCCGGCCGGCGGGCTCGTAGCCCGGGCCACGACCGACGCCGTAGACGGTGTCGAGGCCGGGCACCCCGGTCTGGACGCGGACCGCGGTGAACCCGCGCTCGACGGCCGCGTCGACGGCGTCGCACAGCTGCGCGGTCTCCCAGCCGGTGGCGTGGGTGTAGGCGCGCACCCGGTCCCGCACCGCGCCGCCGAGCAACCGGTACACCGGCAGCCCCGCGGTCTTGCCGAGGATGTCCCACAGTGCGAGGTCGACGGCGCCGATCGCGGTCATGGTGACCGGGCCGCGCCGCCAGTAGGCGCCCCGGTAGAGGTACTGCCAGGTGTCCTCGATGCGCCCGGGGTCCCGGCCGACGAGCTGCGGGCACAGGTGTTCGCGCAGGTAGGCGGCGACGGCGAGCTCGCGGCCGTTGAGGGTCGCGTCGCCCCAGCCGACGACGCCGTCGGCGGTGGTGAGCTTCAGCGTGACGTAGTTGCGCCCGGGTGAGGTCAGGAGGACCTCGGCCGCGACGATGCGGTCGCTCACCGGGCCACCGCCACCACGTCGCGCAGCTCCTCGCCGGCGACGAGCCGGTGCACGTTCGCGCCGATGTCGGCGGCCCGGCCGAGGAAGGTCTGGCGGGTCAGTCCCGACGAGTGCGGGGTCATCAGCACGTTGCCCAGCTCGGCGAAGGGCAGCGACGACGGCGCGGCGTGGGTGCTCCCGGCGGGCGGGTAGCCGTACCAGACATCGATCGCGGCACCGCCGATCGCGCCGTCGCGCAGGGCCGCGTAGAGCGCGTGCTCGTCGACGAGCGGGCCACGGCCGACGTTGACCAGTACGGCTCCGGGGCGCATCGCGGCGAGCTCGGATGCGCCCAGCAACCCCTCGGTCTCCGGGGTCAGCGGCGCACTGACCACGACGACGTCGGCGACGGCGACGGCGACGGCGACGGCGAGCAGCTCACCCAGCCGGTCGGCGGTGCTGCCCGCCCAGTCCAGGCCGGTGGCGGTCGCATCGACCGCGCCGCGCCGGGTCACCGCGACACCGCGGGCGCCGAGTGCACGCAACCGGTCCCAGACGCGGGCCCCGATGTGCCCGAGACCGACGAGGCCCACGACGGCACCGGACAGCGAGTCCACCCATGGCGCGGACGGGTCGTAGGCCGGGGTGGGCCACTCCCCCGCCCGCAGTGCGCGGTCCTGGGCGAGGAACCCGCGGCGCAGCAGGATCGTGGACGCGAGGACGTACTCGGCGATCGAGTCCTCGTGGTGGAAGGTGTTCGCGACGACGCACCCGACGGGCAGCGCGTCGACCACGATCCCGTCGGTCCCGGCACCGGCCGCGTGCACCAGCCGCAGGTCCGGCCCGGCCACACCGACCTCCTTCGGGCACCGCCCGCCGATCAGGACCTCGGCGCCGGCCACCGCCTCGGCGACGGCGGCGGTGTCGCGCGCCGGGGGCCAGACGATCTCGCTGCCCACAGGGAGCCCGGCCTCCAGCTCGGCACGGACCCCGAGCAGGTTCTGGTCGGCGACGACGATCTTCACGGGGTGACCTCCAGGGCGACGCGCACCGGGGCGGTGGTGCCGCGGACGACGAGATGGGTGGGCAGACGGATGGCACGCAGCGCGGTCCGCTCGCCGGCGGCAGCCCGGCCGAGGATCTCCAGGGCGAGCGTCCCGGCGCGGTCCATCGGGGTGGCGACGCTGGACAGGCCCGGATCGGACAACGCGGCGAAGGGGATGTCGTCGAAGCCGACGACCGACAGGTCGTCGGGCACCCGCACGCCGAGCGCGCGGGCGCCGGTGAGCAGGCCGAGGGCGACGAGGTCGTTGTGGGCCACGACCGCGGTCGCGCCGCTGGCGAGCACCCGGGCGGCGGCCGCGGTACCGCCGTCGACGGTCTCGGTGTGCCAGCCGAGCAGGTCCAGCTCCAGGCCGTACTCGGCCACCAGCGCGCGGAGCAGCCCGGTGCGGTGCTGATTGGACCAGGAGTCCCGGCGGCCCTGGACGTAGGCGATCCGGCGGTGCCCGAGCGCGTCGAGGTGGTCGACGGTCTGGCGCAGCCCCTGTTCGGAGTCGGCGGTGACGCAGTGCC is a window from the Pseudonocardia sp. HH130629-09 genome containing:
- a CDS encoding VOC family protein: MDWTLEVVVLPVSDLDAAVAFYRDRVGFDLDHDTRTEHMHIAQLTPRGSGCSIVVGSLPAQNEMAPGSMRGLQLCVADARAARDELVGRGVECSEVTVLDERDGGTFFGFADPDGNTWAVQELRVRGERPLIPESARGRFGG
- a CDS encoding FAD-dependent oxidoreductase, with protein sequence MSERTTCCVVGGGPAGMMLGLLLARAGVEVTVLEKHGDFLRDFRGDTVHPTTLDLLDDLGLGERFAALPQSRVEEVVIPEGRGGAQRIGNLSLLRRIGVRHPYIALVPQWDLLNLLADAAADEPTFDLRLDTRATSLVRENGRVAGVRYAKTTAPGEETTGEIRADLTVACDGRHSILRDGSGLPVTEYDVPFDTWWFRLPRRPEEMHASLRPRIGNGRFAVVIPREGYYQIGYMAPKGADARLRAAGIEALRADLAELMPEYADRVDDIASMDEVKHLDVKLNRLRRWHVDGLLCIGDAAHAMSPIGGVGINLAIQDAVATATLLAAPLQRGALTERDLGRVRDRRLLPTVLVQGLQRIMHRTMAGPALTGRRDGPPVPLLRLMHRVPALQIVPAYLVGVGFRPERAPDFARRGPVPAA
- a CDS encoding MFS transporter: MDTSGTTPDNTVRADDRPADPRATRRAAWAGLVGTTLEQYDFVIYGTASALVFSTLFFPNISPAAGILASFSAYAVGFLARPLGGLFFSRYGDRLGRKWILVVTLMLMGGSTLLIGLLPTYGTIGVLAPVLLVLCRFLQGFGAGAEQAGAATLLTETVGRGRRGRYASLVMVGAALGTALGAVVWVAVQQLGQEALLAWGWRLVFASSLVVTVVAMIIRRRLDESPVFTELKETHVAPRRPAAEVFRHGRRPMLLVLFMNVGASAQSYTFQVFVASYLVSSIGVDASFVPQVLLVGAICGGIAAFGFGALSDRFGRRPVYSTILAAMVLLPGPAFIAFGTGNLAAIVVTMIVSFVLAVNGAVGVQMSWFPELFGNRYRYAGVTLGREFSSALGVGWRR
- a CDS encoding NAD(P)-dependent alcohol dehydrogenase, with amino-acid sequence MTAPVIPDRTRAAVLHAPFDLRVEDIPVVRPAPGEVLVAVEAVGVCGSDVHYFTDGRNGRNVLRAPMVLGHEAAGVVVELGDDVDGPAVGTRVAVEPAVGCGTCPTCRSGAYHLCPAGTCLGSPPTHGAMSGYRVVPARAVHPLPDTLDTETAALVEPLAVAVHAVRRAGVVTGHRVLVTGAGPIGVLVAQVARAAGAHDVVVTDVHDARLDRAAALGATAVVNTARDDLPAAAFDRLLECSAVPAALWQGMHALAPAGRATVVGQAPPSVDGLPLALMQRWEIDLNASFRSAHAFPTAVGLAAAGRVDLAGVLTGRFALDEAPAALRAPGADPRHLKVVVRPGG
- a CDS encoding mannitol dehydrogenase family protein, whose amino-acid sequence is MRAVPARQHPGIVHLGLSNFHRAHQAVHTAAALDAADGPWGVLGVAPRSTAVADAMAAQDLRYTVVEISPAGERAVVPAVHTGVRVAAREPDAVLTALSAPGTRIVSLTVTEHGYTLDPVTGGLDLDHPGVRADLRGDAAPGTAIGLVARGLLHRARAGAAPVTVLSCDNLLGNGDTTARLVHGFAHAMAPAEREELTAYLAGVTFPNSMVDRIVPATTDATRAAAHLTGVDDAVPVPAEPFSMWVLEDRFAAGRPAWESAGRGVPGAVFTDDVAGYELLKLRLLNGTHSMLAYLGALAGQDLIPGAVAHLAVRAAAERVLHDEYRPTVPVPAGVDIDAYAARLVERWSNTALGHRTRQVGSDGSLKLAQRVPGPAAEHLAAGRMPHHLALTVAAWLACVAPPPGSDPGPHAAAMHEPARERLAATATGPAADHVRAACALLGGEPGPGFADRVTDLFIVLTRHSVDAAVAEAAGGRTAA
- the manD gene encoding D-mannonate dehydratase ManD, whose amino-acid sequence is MSDRIVAAEVLLTSPGRNYVTLKLTTADGVVGWGDATLNGRELAVAAYLREHLCPQLVGRDPGRIEDTWQYLYRGAYWRRGPVTMTAIGAVDLALWDILGKTAGLPVYRLLGGAVRDRVRAYTHATGWETAQLCDAVDAAVERGFTAVRVQTGVPGLDTVYGVGRGPGYEPAGRGTVPAEETWDTAAYLRHAPAALAEVRAHTGPELALLHDAHHRLTPIEAARLGRALEPVDLYWLEDVTPCENQEVLRRVRAHTTTPLAIGEVFSTIWEFQQLITEQLIDHARAAVTHAGGISSLRRLAALADPWQVRISPHGPSDVSPVAMAAALHVALATPNHGIQEYMGHPGPAHEVFRHAWSCVDGHLHPGDAPGLGVDVDEALAARFPYEPALLPVARRRDGSMTDW
- a CDS encoding 2-hydroxyacid dehydrogenase, producing MKIVVADQNLLGVRAELEAGLPVGSEIVWPPARDTAAVAEAVAGAEVLIGGRCPKEVGVAGPDLRLVHAAGAGTDGIVVDALPVGCVVANTFHHEDSIAEYVLASTILLRRGFLAQDRALRAGEWPTPAYDPSAPWVDSLSGAVVGLVGLGHIGARVWDRLRALGARGVAVTRRGAVDATATGLDWAGSTADRLGELLAVAVAVAVADVVVVSAPLTPETEGLLGASELAAMRPGAVLVNVGRGPLVDEHALYAALRDGAIGGAAIDVWYGYPPAGSTHAAPSSLPFAELGNVLMTPHSSGLTRQTFLGRAADIGANVHRLVAGEELRDVVAVAR
- a CDS encoding LacI family DNA-binding transcriptional regulator, whose translation is MAPTLTDVARAAGVALSTASRAFSDPDRLGADTRRKILAAAQELGYAPRAVETPPAPATSTVAAIVPDIANPVFSRFVKAAQARGRQSRTTVVVADTDYDPERERETIADLRGRVDGVVVHSSRLDGGEVLDLVGATPSVLVNREVAGGHCVTADSEQGLRQTVDHLDALGHRRIAYVQGRRDSWSNQHRTGLLRALVAEYGLELDLLGWHTETVDGGTAAAARVLASGATAVVAHNDLVALGLLTGARALGVRVPDDLSVVGFDDIPFAALSDPGLSSVATPMDRAGTLALEILGRAAAGERTALRAIRLPTHLVVRGTTAPVRVALEVTP